Part of the uncultured Fibrobacter sp. genome, TTCGGTCGGGCCGAATATTCCAAGGTTCTTTGCGCCTGCATCCATCAAGATGTCGTAGGCGTTCTCCTTGTAGATTGACATATCGGGGCAGTTCATGGTGAAAATGGATGCCGAGCGTTTGGGCTTGTTCACCACGGGCTGCATATAGTTCGAATAGTTTACGGCCGGGAAGACGAGCCTTTCAGTAAAGGCGCGCAGTCCGGCGGTAGGGTACCCGCAATAGACCGGCGAACCGCATACCAACACGTCGGCTTCTACGGCCCTTTCGAGAATGGGCCGTAAGCCGTCCTTGAAAGAGCACACGCCCTTGCGGCCACCCTTGACCTTGCAGGCGAAGCAGCTCATGCAGCCTTTGTAAACCAGGTCGCGGTCGTAAAGGTTTACCATTTCCACCTCGGCACCAGCGTCTTTCGCACCTTCCATGGCGCGGTTCAAAAGTTTGGCCGTGTTGCCGTTCTTTCGGGGGCTTCCGTTGATAAACATTGCCTTGATCATATTACAGGGTCCTTTTCTTGTTGCGGATTTTGGTCAGCTTGTCCATGTCGAAATGGTCGATGCCGTATTGCA contains:
- a CDS encoding flavodoxin family protein, whose product is MIKAMFINGSPRKNGNTAKLLNRAMEGAKDAGAEVEMVNLYDRDLVYKGCMSCFACKVKGGRKGVCSFKDGLRPILERAVEADVLVCGSPVYCGYPTAGLRAFTERLVFPAVNYSNYMQPVVNKPKRSASIFTMNCPDMSIYKENAYDILMDAGAKNLGIFGPTEILYSFDTYQFHDYAKYDAAQFDEAHKAQIRETQFPKDLEKAYELGKRLCGEG